The Corallococcus soli genome has a window encoding:
- the uvrA gene encoding excinuclease ABC subunit UvrA, which translates to MAPPKASRTRKNSDPSGFVRVRGAREHNLKHVDVDLPRDALVVFTGVSGSGKSSLAFGTLYAEAQRRYFESVAPYARRLIEQVGVPEVDSIDGLPPAVALQQHRGAPSSRSSVGSVTTLSNSVRMLYSRAGTYPPKLGRLDSDAFSPNTPAGACPQCHGIGRVFEVTERSMVPDDSLSIRERAVAAWPPAWHGQNLRDILVTLGYDIDKPWRELSKKDRQWILFTDEQPTVPVYAGFTSAEVKRALARKEPPSYMGTFTGAKRYVMTTFATTESAMMKKRVARYMVSSDCSLCNGKRLRRESLSVKFAGLDIGELSRLPLDQVAALLRPTAEGRAEGTEAMAREHPEKVIVAERITKDLLARIQVLTDLGLGYLSLERTTPTLSPGELQRLRLATQIRSNLFGVVYVMDEPSAGLHPADTEALLTALDRLKDAGNSLFVVEHEVDVIRHADWIVDVGPAAGEHGGRVLYSGPPEGLAKVEASRTRRYLFEEEALRRRAPRKATGRLRLEGVKRNNLRGLDVDFPLGVFTTVTGVSGSGKSSLVSQALVELVAARLGQTLAPEEEEGEPLDREPTVASEGHIADGMHALKRLVTVDQKPIGRTPRSNLATYTGLFDHVRKLFAATPLAKSRKYGAGRFSFNTAGGRCETCEGEGFVSVELLFLPSVYAPCPTCHGTRYDPKTLEVKVRERNIADVLGMTVDAAFDFFAEEPSLSRVLKVLKDVGLGYLRLGQPATELSGGEAQRIKLATELQRTQRGDTLYVLDEPTTGLHPADVDKLMAQLDGLVDAGNTVIVVEHDLRVVAASDHVIDVGPGAGNAGGQVVAQGTPQEVAKVKASRTAPYLARVLG; encoded by the coding sequence ATGGCTCCTCCGAAAGCGTCCCGCACCCGAAAGAACTCCGACCCCTCTGGCTTCGTGCGCGTGCGCGGGGCCCGTGAGCACAACCTGAAGCACGTGGACGTGGACCTCCCGCGCGACGCGCTGGTGGTGTTCACCGGGGTGTCAGGCTCCGGCAAGTCGTCGCTGGCGTTCGGGACGCTGTATGCCGAAGCGCAGCGGCGCTACTTCGAGTCCGTGGCCCCGTACGCCCGGCGCCTGATTGAGCAGGTGGGCGTGCCGGAGGTGGACTCCATCGACGGGCTGCCTCCGGCGGTGGCGCTCCAGCAGCACCGGGGCGCGCCCAGCTCGCGCTCGTCGGTGGGCAGCGTGACGACGCTGTCGAACTCGGTGCGCATGCTGTACTCGCGCGCCGGGACGTACCCTCCGAAGCTGGGCCGGCTGGACTCCGACGCGTTCTCCCCGAACACGCCCGCGGGTGCCTGTCCTCAATGTCACGGCATCGGGCGGGTGTTCGAGGTGACCGAGCGCTCCATGGTGCCGGATGACAGCCTGAGCATCCGCGAGCGCGCCGTCGCCGCGTGGCCGCCCGCGTGGCATGGCCAGAACCTGCGCGACATCCTGGTGACGCTCGGGTACGACATCGACAAGCCCTGGCGTGAGCTGTCGAAGAAGGACCGGCAGTGGATCCTCTTCACCGACGAGCAGCCCACCGTCCCCGTCTACGCGGGCTTCACGTCCGCGGAGGTGAAGCGGGCCCTGGCCCGCAAGGAGCCGCCCAGCTACATGGGCACGTTCACCGGCGCGAAGCGCTACGTGATGACCACGTTCGCGACCACCGAGAGCGCGATGATGAAGAAGCGCGTCGCGCGCTACATGGTGAGCAGTGATTGCTCGCTGTGCAACGGCAAGCGCCTGCGCCGCGAGTCGCTGTCGGTGAAGTTCGCGGGGCTGGACATCGGTGAGCTGTCCCGGCTGCCATTGGACCAGGTCGCGGCGCTGCTGCGCCCCACGGCGGAGGGGAGGGCGGAGGGCACGGAGGCGATGGCCCGCGAGCACCCGGAGAAGGTCATCGTCGCCGAGCGCATCACGAAGGACCTGCTGGCCCGCATCCAGGTGCTGACGGACCTGGGCCTGGGCTACCTGTCCCTGGAGCGCACCACGCCCACGCTGTCACCGGGGGAGCTGCAGCGGCTGCGGCTGGCCACGCAGATCCGCTCCAACCTCTTCGGCGTGGTGTATGTGATGGACGAACCGTCCGCCGGCCTGCACCCGGCCGACACGGAGGCGTTGCTCACGGCCTTGGACCGGTTGAAGGACGCGGGCAACTCCCTGTTCGTGGTGGAGCACGAGGTGGACGTCATCCGCCACGCGGACTGGATCGTGGACGTGGGCCCCGCCGCCGGTGAGCACGGCGGGCGCGTGCTCTACAGCGGGCCGCCGGAGGGGCTGGCGAAGGTGGAGGCGTCCCGGACGCGGCGCTACCTGTTCGAGGAGGAGGCCCTGCGCCGCCGCGCGCCCCGGAAGGCCACCGGGCGTCTGCGATTGGAAGGGGTGAAGCGCAACAACCTGCGCGGGCTGGACGTGGACTTCCCGCTGGGGGTCTTCACCACCGTTACCGGCGTGTCCGGCTCCGGCAAGTCGAGCCTCGTGAGCCAGGCCCTGGTGGAGCTGGTGGCCGCGCGGCTGGGCCAGACGCTGGCGCCGGAAGAGGAGGAGGGCGAGCCACTGGACCGCGAGCCGACGGTGGCCAGCGAAGGCCACATCGCGGACGGGATGCACGCGCTCAAGCGGCTGGTGACGGTGGACCAGAAGCCCATCGGGCGCACGCCGCGCTCCAACCTGGCGACGTACACGGGCCTGTTCGACCACGTGCGCAAGCTGTTCGCGGCGACGCCCCTGGCGAAGTCGCGCAAGTACGGCGCGGGTCGCTTCTCGTTCAACACGGCGGGGGGGCGCTGCGAGACGTGCGAGGGCGAGGGCTTCGTCAGCGTGGAGCTGCTCTTCCTGCCCAGCGTGTACGCGCCGTGCCCCACCTGTCACGGCACCCGCTACGACCCGAAGACGCTGGAGGTGAAGGTCCGCGAGCGGAACATCGCGGACGTGCTGGGGATGACGGTGGACGCCGCCTTCGACTTCTTCGCCGAGGAGCCGTCCCTGTCGCGGGTCCTCAAGGTGTTGAAGGACGTGGGGCTGGGCTACCTGCGCCTGGGGCAGCCCGCGACGGAGCTGTCCGGGGGCGAAGCGCAGCGCATCAAGCTGGCCACGGAGCTGCAACGCACCCAGCGCGGCGACACGCTCTATGTGCTGGATGAGCCCACCACCGGCCTGCACCCGGCGGACGTGGACAAGCTGATGGCGCAGCTGGACGGGCTGGTGGACGCGGGCAACACCGTCATCGTCGTGGAGCACGACCTGCGCGTCGTCGCCGCCAGCGACCACGTCATCGACGTGGGGCCCGGGGCGGGGAACGCCGGGGGCCAGGTGGTGGCCCAGGGGACGCCCCAGGAGGTGGCGAAGGTGAAGGCCAGCCGCACCGCGCCGTACCTGGCGCGCGTCCTGGGGTGA
- the fadJ gene encoding fatty acid oxidation complex subunit alpha FadJ, whose amino-acid sequence MATKHEEVEAKQGLSYGVTDGVAVITVDQPGAAVNTLSPEVGTAFTQLLEQAERDPEVNAVVFISGKKDNFVAGANIDFLQTIKSPDEVVAISRAAHAEFDRLEAFSKPVVAAIHGACLGGGLEWALACHYRIATDSPKTSLGLPETQLGLIPGAGGTQRLPALIGAQAALDLILTGKNVKASKAKKLGVVDEVVPVPMLKAIALKRAAELAAGTLKVERAHQGFKAVAESGRKKGIAGLFQGLIRKDLWAEAALEDNPLGRKVLFDQAKKALLKKTRGKYPAQEKALQVIRVGLESGRKAGLEAEAKAFGELVFTDVSRRLVEIFFATTALKKENGTANASVKPREVKKVGVLGGGLMGGGIAYVAGVLQGVPVRVKDRDDAGAGRALKQAQSVLDERVKRRSLTHRESAAKMSNITAGTDYSGFKSVDLVIEAVFEDLKLKHQVIAEVEAVTGPDTIFASNTSSLPITDLAKGSKRPSQVIGMHYFSPVHKMPLLEIITHKGTAEWVTATCVDVGRKQGKTVIVVNDGPGFYTSRILAPYMNEAAYLLAEGADIVQLDKALVDFGFPVGPITLLDEVGIDVAQKVGPIMEAAFGKRMAAPKALEGVISDGRLGRKTQKGFYLYEDGKKQDVDPAVYLLLPHGKDRKTLDPAEMAERCALQMVNEAIRCLGEGILRSPRDGDVGAIFGLGFPPFLGGPLRYADSLGPAQLLRKLEHYQDKYGERFTPAPLLVEKVKAGKGFYDA is encoded by the coding sequence ATGGCGACCAAGCATGAAGAGGTCGAGGCGAAGCAGGGCTTGAGCTACGGCGTCACCGATGGCGTCGCGGTCATCACCGTGGACCAGCCGGGCGCCGCCGTGAACACGCTGTCCCCGGAGGTGGGCACCGCGTTCACGCAGCTCCTGGAGCAGGCGGAGCGCGACCCGGAGGTGAATGCGGTGGTGTTCATCTCCGGCAAGAAGGACAACTTCGTCGCCGGCGCGAACATCGACTTCCTGCAAACCATCAAGTCCCCGGACGAAGTCGTGGCCATCAGCCGCGCCGCGCACGCGGAGTTTGATCGGCTGGAGGCCTTCTCCAAGCCCGTGGTCGCGGCCATCCACGGCGCGTGCCTGGGCGGCGGCCTGGAGTGGGCGCTCGCGTGCCACTACCGCATCGCCACCGACAGCCCCAAGACGAGCCTGGGCCTGCCGGAGACGCAGCTGGGCCTCATCCCCGGCGCGGGCGGCACGCAGCGGCTGCCGGCGCTCATCGGCGCGCAGGCGGCCCTGGACCTCATCCTCACGGGCAAGAACGTGAAGGCGTCCAAGGCGAAGAAGCTGGGCGTCGTGGATGAGGTCGTCCCCGTGCCCATGCTCAAGGCGATCGCGCTGAAGCGCGCGGCGGAGCTGGCGGCGGGCACGCTCAAGGTGGAGCGCGCGCACCAGGGCTTCAAGGCCGTGGCGGAGAGCGGCAGGAAGAAGGGCATCGCGGGCCTCTTCCAGGGCCTCATCCGCAAGGACCTGTGGGCGGAGGCCGCGCTGGAGGACAACCCCCTTGGCCGCAAGGTGCTCTTCGACCAGGCGAAGAAGGCGCTCCTGAAGAAGACGCGCGGCAAGTACCCGGCGCAGGAGAAGGCGCTGCAGGTGATTCGCGTGGGCCTGGAGTCCGGGCGCAAGGCGGGCCTGGAGGCCGAGGCGAAGGCGTTCGGGGAGCTGGTGTTCACGGACGTGTCGCGGCGGCTGGTGGAGATCTTCTTCGCCACGACGGCGCTGAAGAAGGAGAACGGCACGGCCAACGCCAGCGTGAAGCCGCGCGAGGTGAAGAAGGTGGGCGTGCTGGGCGGTGGCCTGATGGGCGGCGGCATCGCCTACGTGGCGGGCGTGCTCCAGGGCGTGCCGGTGCGCGTGAAGGACCGGGACGACGCGGGCGCGGGCCGGGCCCTCAAGCAGGCGCAGTCGGTGCTGGACGAGCGCGTGAAGCGCCGCTCGCTCACCCACCGCGAGTCGGCCGCGAAGATGTCCAACATCACCGCGGGCACCGACTACAGCGGCTTCAAGTCGGTGGACCTGGTCATCGAGGCGGTGTTCGAGGACCTGAAGCTCAAGCACCAGGTCATCGCGGAGGTGGAGGCCGTCACCGGCCCGGACACCATCTTCGCGTCCAACACCTCCAGCCTGCCCATCACGGACCTGGCCAAGGGCAGCAAGCGGCCCTCGCAAGTGATTGGGATGCATTACTTCAGCCCGGTCCACAAGATGCCGCTCCTGGAGATCATCACGCACAAGGGCACCGCGGAGTGGGTGACGGCGACGTGCGTGGACGTGGGCCGCAAGCAGGGCAAGACGGTCATCGTCGTCAACGACGGGCCGGGCTTCTACACGTCGCGCATCCTCGCGCCGTACATGAACGAAGCGGCGTACCTGCTGGCGGAGGGCGCGGACATCGTCCAGCTGGACAAGGCGCTCGTGGACTTCGGCTTCCCGGTGGGGCCCATCACCCTGCTGGACGAGGTGGGCATCGACGTGGCCCAGAAGGTGGGCCCCATCATGGAGGCCGCGTTCGGCAAGCGGATGGCGGCGCCCAAGGCGCTGGAGGGCGTCATCTCCGACGGACGGCTGGGCCGCAAGACGCAGAAGGGCTTCTACCTGTACGAGGACGGGAAGAAGCAGGACGTGGACCCCGCCGTCTACCTGCTCCTGCCGCACGGCAAGGACCGCAAGACGCTGGACCCCGCGGAGATGGCGGAGCGCTGCGCGCTGCAGATGGTGAACGAGGCCATCCGCTGCCTGGGCGAGGGCATCCTGCGCAGCCCCCGCGACGGCGACGTGGGCGCCATCTTCGGCCTGGGCTTCCCGCCGTTCCTGGGCGGCCCGCTGCGCTACGCGGACAGCCTGGGCCCCGCCCAGCTGCTGCGAAAGCTGGAGCACTACCAGGACAAGTACGGCGAGCGCTTCACGCCCGCGCCGCTGCTGGTGGAGAAGGTGAAGGCCGGCAAGGGCTTCTACGACGCGTGA
- the fadI gene encoding acetyl-CoA C-acyltransferase FadI: MASEKRNGHRRVAIVRGLRTPFAKAGTVFAGLTALDLGRMVVQELVQRSDLDPNEINQVVFGQVIPTLTAPSIAREVVLAAGLPKRIDAFTVARACATSIQALVAGANAIALGDADVIIAGGTESLSDAPIFTSRPLAHALAASSKGKSLPDKLKPFQKLKGKDLLPVPPAIAEYSTGETMGESAEKMAKENGISREEQDLIAFNSHQNAARAWKEGYFADEVMHVLVPPRYEQSATKDNIVREDTSLEALSKLKPVFDRRYGSVTAGNASPLTDGAAALLLMSEEKAKALGYEPLGFLRSHAFAATDPGDQLLQGPAYAAPVALKRAGMKLADIDLVEMHEAFAAQVASNIQALASKEFAKKAGFSGPVGEIDRSLLNVTGGSISLGHPFGATGARIVTQALNELKRRNKNTVLCTVCAAGGLGAAVILERA; this comes from the coding sequence ATGGCAAGCGAGAAGCGCAACGGCCACCGTCGGGTGGCCATCGTTCGCGGATTGCGGACGCCGTTCGCGAAGGCGGGCACCGTCTTCGCGGGGCTGACGGCGCTGGACCTGGGCCGGATGGTGGTCCAGGAGCTGGTGCAGCGCAGCGACCTGGATCCGAACGAAATCAACCAGGTCGTCTTCGGTCAGGTCATCCCCACGCTGACCGCGCCGTCCATCGCGCGCGAGGTCGTGCTGGCGGCGGGGCTGCCCAAGCGCATCGACGCGTTCACGGTGGCGCGGGCCTGCGCCACGTCCATCCAGGCGCTGGTGGCGGGCGCCAACGCCATCGCGCTGGGGGACGCGGACGTCATCATCGCGGGTGGCACCGAGTCCCTGTCGGACGCGCCCATCTTCACCAGCCGCCCGCTGGCGCACGCGCTGGCCGCGTCGTCCAAGGGCAAGAGCCTGCCGGACAAGCTCAAGCCCTTCCAGAAGCTCAAGGGCAAGGACCTGCTGCCCGTGCCCCCCGCCATCGCGGAGTACTCCACCGGCGAGACGATGGGTGAGAGCGCGGAGAAGATGGCCAAGGAGAACGGCATCAGCCGCGAGGAGCAGGACCTCATCGCCTTCAACTCGCACCAGAACGCGGCCAGGGCGTGGAAGGAGGGCTATTTCGCCGACGAGGTGATGCACGTCCTGGTGCCGCCCAGGTACGAGCAGTCCGCCACGAAGGACAACATCGTGCGCGAGGACACCAGCCTGGAGGCCCTCTCCAAGCTCAAGCCGGTGTTTGATCGCCGCTATGGCAGCGTCACCGCCGGCAACGCGTCCCCCCTCACGGACGGCGCCGCGGCGCTGCTGCTCATGAGCGAGGAGAAGGCGAAGGCGCTGGGCTACGAGCCGCTGGGCTTCCTGCGCTCGCACGCGTTCGCGGCGACGGACCCGGGGGACCAGCTGCTCCAGGGGCCGGCGTACGCGGCGCCCGTGGCGCTCAAGCGCGCGGGGATGAAGCTTGCGGACATCGACCTCGTGGAGATGCATGAGGCGTTCGCCGCGCAGGTGGCGAGCAACATCCAGGCGCTGGCGTCCAAGGAGTTCGCGAAGAAGGCGGGCTTCAGCGGGCCGGTGGGGGAAATCGACCGGTCGCTCTTGAACGTGACGGGCGGCTCCATCTCCCTGGGCCATCCGTTCGGTGCCACCGGGGCGCGCATCGTCACGCAGGCCCTGAACGAGCTGAAGCGTCGGAACAAAAACACGGTGCTGTGCACCGTCTGCGCCGCGGGCGGGCTGGGCGCCGCGGTCATCCTGGAGCGTGCGTGA
- the hemE gene encoding uroporphyrinogen decarboxylase, translating into MNDRLLRTARRQPTDTTPVWLMRQAGRYLPEYRAIRGNIAFLDLCKNPDLAAEVTVQPVTRLGVDAAIIFSDILIPVEAMGIHLELGDKGPHFPNPLRTAADIDKLGVPDPVEGTGFVAEAIRRTRKALNDSVPVIGFAGAPFTLAAYMVEGGGSKSYIVIKRLLFEQPALAHRLFQKLTDTLIPYLKMQVEAGASIVQIFDSWGGELSPYDFERFSLPYLTRMVTELKATGVPVILFGTNMTPHLPLLKRTGADVIGLDWRVNVDEGRRILGPDVATQGNLDPLHLFLPREELDARVKDILGRAGPVGHIFNLGHGILPPSDPDAAKFLVDAVHRHGVALRQGVALR; encoded by the coding sequence GTGAACGACCGACTCCTGCGCACGGCGCGCCGCCAGCCCACCGACACCACCCCCGTGTGGCTGATGCGGCAGGCGGGCCGCTACCTGCCCGAGTACCGCGCCATCCGCGGCAACATCGCGTTCCTGGACCTCTGCAAGAACCCGGACCTGGCCGCGGAGGTCACCGTGCAGCCCGTCACCCGGCTGGGCGTGGACGCGGCCATCATCTTCTCCGACATCCTCATCCCCGTGGAGGCCATGGGCATCCACCTGGAGCTGGGGGACAAGGGGCCGCACTTCCCCAACCCCCTGCGCACCGCCGCGGACATCGACAAGCTGGGCGTCCCGGACCCCGTGGAAGGCACCGGCTTCGTCGCCGAGGCCATCCGCCGCACGCGCAAGGCCCTCAATGACTCCGTGCCCGTCATCGGGTTCGCGGGCGCGCCCTTCACCCTGGCCGCGTACATGGTCGAAGGCGGCGGGTCCAAGAGCTACATCGTCATCAAGCGCCTGCTCTTCGAGCAGCCGGCGCTGGCGCACCGCCTGTTCCAGAAGCTCACCGACACGCTCATCCCCTACCTCAAGATGCAGGTGGAGGCCGGTGCCAGCATCGTTCAAATCTTCGACTCCTGGGGCGGCGAGCTGTCCCCCTACGACTTCGAGCGCTTCAGCCTGCCGTACCTCACCCGCATGGTGACGGAGCTCAAGGCGACCGGCGTGCCCGTCATCCTCTTCGGCACCAACATGACGCCGCACCTGCCCTTGCTGAAGCGCACCGGCGCGGACGTCATCGGCCTGGACTGGCGCGTGAACGTGGACGAGGGCCGCCGCATCCTGGGCCCGGACGTCGCCACGCAGGGCAACCTGGACCCGCTGCACCTGTTCCTCCCGCGCGAGGAGCTGGATGCCCGCGTGAAGGACATCCTGGGCCGCGCGGGCCCCGTGGGGCACATCTTCAACCTGGGCCACGGCATCCTTCCGCCCAGCGACCCGGACGCCGCGAAGTTCCTCGTGGACGCCGTGCACCGCCACGGCGTCGCCCTGCGCCAGGGCGTCGCCCTCCGTTAA